In a single window of the Desulfobacterales bacterium genome:
- a CDS encoding phytoene/squalene synthase family protein, which produces MEIHSCAAPYSRINHQGSAQKTMARHAKSFTWAASLFSRQTAADVAVLYAFCRYVDDIADHQTAYVAGHKLGNIRSDLNAAFSCQPDVQAFIDLAQQIGIDSRLPHILVDAIKSDTGKVRVESWDDLIRYAYGVASTVGLMMCGVMRVKDPVALPFAVDLGIAMQLTNIARDVVDDARNDRIYLPHEMLGIDVEPHHILNGRPDIRRRITNAREQLLDRAAQYYRSADKGMRFIPFRARLAVITAARLYEAIGLRIRSETIWGSRAFVRDSEKIWRTLCAVGSVLFNPFYWNAGRQPHHDMKLHRALKGLPGTHRGY; this is translated from the coding sequence ATGGAAATCCACTCATGTGCAGCACCCTATAGCAGAATCAATCATCAGGGCAGCGCCCAAAAGACAATGGCGCGTCATGCCAAAAGCTTTACCTGGGCTGCTAGTCTGTTTTCTCGCCAAACAGCGGCTGACGTCGCCGTTTTATATGCATTCTGCCGATACGTAGATGATATCGCTGACCATCAAACAGCATATGTTGCCGGGCACAAATTAGGTAACATCCGCTCCGATCTAAACGCCGCCTTCAGTTGCCAGCCGGATGTGCAGGCTTTCATAGATTTGGCGCAACAAATTGGAATCGACTCCCGGCTTCCGCATATACTCGTCGACGCCATCAAATCCGACACCGGCAAAGTTAGAGTAGAATCATGGGACGATTTGATTCGCTATGCATACGGTGTGGCTTCAACAGTGGGCTTAATGATGTGTGGCGTCATGAGGGTCAAGGATCCGGTTGCCCTGCCGTTCGCCGTCGACCTGGGCATAGCGATGCAATTGACCAACATTGCAAGAGATGTCGTCGATGATGCCCGCAACGACCGTATTTATCTGCCGCATGAAATGCTGGGAATAGATGTCGAGCCGCACCACATTTTAAACGGCAGGCCCGATATCAGACGGCGAATCACCAATGCCAGAGAACAGCTTCTTGACCGTGCTGCACAGTATTATCGAAGCGCTGATAAAGGAATGCGATTTATCCCGTTTCGCGCACGTTTAGCGGTAATTACTGCAGCGCGTCTTTACGAAGCCATTGGCCTGCGTATTCGGTCAGAAACTATTTGGGGCAGCAGGGCTTTTGTCAGAGATTCGGAGAAAATATGGCGAACTCTTTGCGCTGTCGGCAGCGTGCTGTTTAACCCGTTTTACTGGAACGCCGGTCGTCAGCCGCATCATGATATGAAATTGCACCGGGCGCTCAAAGGGCTGCCTGGAACCCATAGAGGTTATTGA
- a CDS encoding lycopene cyclase family protein: MERVYDVAIVGAGCSGLSLAVELVHALSGDRRIAVLEPRRSYHFDRVWCFWKTATHRFSHAVGHEWRQWKVRFGRRELMQASSQFPYQCLPADAFYEAALDTINRSPSTDLFLQTAVTDIVENKSDVCISTNRGTFRARIMFDGRNDGHQLSKLGCLLQHYTGQRIRAHRPVFDSRTVTLMDFDVTQRHGITFVYVLPFSESEALVEPTVISHLPLETDVYIKLIRDYLSDRFDLNNYEVLFQEQGVIPMTAELSPPKMPTRLIPIGTAAGMVKGSTGYGFLPIQKWSRAVAGDIAAGRHQRLPKPRPWLSTYMDRIFLSFLAAHPSEAPEVFFHLFQRVPADRLVRFLSDKASVIDIFRVIAAMPKRPFIRQAGRVSLAGGTAS; encoded by the coding sequence ATGGAAAGGGTTTATGATGTCGCCATTGTCGGTGCGGGCTGCTCCGGTCTGTCGCTGGCGGTCGAGCTGGTTCACGCATTATCTGGCGATCGGCGCATTGCTGTGCTCGAACCCCGCCGCTCGTACCATTTTGATCGCGTCTGGTGTTTCTGGAAGACTGCAACGCACCGGTTTTCGCACGCTGTCGGCCATGAGTGGCGCCAATGGAAGGTCCGGTTCGGCCGACGTGAGCTGATGCAGGCATCTTCGCAATTTCCCTATCAGTGTCTGCCCGCTGATGCCTTCTATGAAGCTGCTTTGGATACCATCAACCGGTCCCCATCGACCGATCTTTTCCTTCAAACGGCCGTAACGGATATCGTTGAAAATAAGAGTGATGTTTGCATTTCGACAAACAGGGGTACCTTCAGAGCGCGGATCATGTTTGACGGCAGAAATGATGGTCATCAACTATCAAAATTGGGTTGTCTTCTACAGCATTACACCGGTCAAAGAATACGAGCTCACAGACCGGTATTCGACAGCAGGACCGTCACACTCATGGACTTCGACGTTACACAGCGCCACGGCATAACCTTTGTCTACGTGCTGCCTTTTTCTGAGAGCGAAGCGCTTGTCGAACCCACCGTGATTTCTCATTTGCCGCTTGAAACCGACGTATATATTAAATTGATCAGAGATTATTTGAGTGATCGCTTTGACCTGAACAACTATGAGGTTCTATTTCAGGAGCAAGGCGTTATTCCCATGACAGCGGAACTCTCGCCGCCGAAAATGCCGACGCGTTTGATACCTATCGGCACAGCGGCAGGGATGGTAAAAGGAAGCACAGGATACGGCTTTCTTCCCATTCAAAAGTGGAGCCGGGCAGTTGCCGGGGATATCGCTGCTGGTCGGCATCAGCGGCTGCCAAAGCCACGTCCATGGCTGTCTACCTACATGGACAGGATTTTTCTTTCATTTTTAGCGGCGCATCCATCAGAAGCACCGGAGGTATTTTTTCACCTTTTCCAGCGCGTGCCGGCTGACCGGCTGGTGCGGTTCTTATCCGATAAGGCATCGGTTATCGATATTTTTCGGGTAATTGCAGCAATGCCGAAGCGCCCTTTTATACGCCAGGCAGGACGGGTTAGCCTTGCTGGAGGCACAGCGTCGTGA
- the crtI gene encoding phytoene desaturase family protein, with translation MTLTMVHCDTDDALHAVVVGAGFGGMASALRLRALGYRVTLIDRMKRLGGRAQVFKKDGFTYDAGPTVITAPFLFEELFSLYNENLYNYVDLRPLDPWYRIVFSDRREFNYGGTVEDTLREIERFNPGDRKGYLRLLDMSRKIFDVGFDQLADRPFHRLSDMVAQVPKLMRLQSYRSVYGMVSRYIRDPYLRQIFSIHPLLVGGNPFDTTSIYTLIHYLERRWGIHYCMGGMGFLIDALGDLMRRQGIHLRLGTTVERIVNKNQRAGGVIIENNEQLRSDIVVMNADPPYVYTRMMPEDHDSPVIDQRIKHMTYSMGLFVLYFGTSRRYDEIAHHTIWLGPRFKGLLKDVFDHKRLADDLSLYLHRPTATDRTMAPEGCDSFYVLSPVPNLKSGIDWRRVGDRYRDRILDTLESHLLPGLKRHIVHSFYMTPLDFERNYLSLWGSGFSIAPKFTQSAWFRFHNKNKRLKGLYFVGAGTHPGAGLPGVLSSAKVLQNVIDHRHIRYVSD, from the coding sequence ATGACTTTGACAATGGTCCATTGTGACACTGACGATGCGCTTCATGCTGTCGTTGTCGGGGCCGGATTCGGCGGAATGGCCTCGGCTTTGAGGCTCAGGGCGTTGGGGTATCGCGTTACCCTCATTGATCGGATGAAGCGCCTGGGAGGGCGTGCGCAGGTTTTCAAAAAGGACGGCTTCACATACGATGCCGGCCCCACTGTGATAACGGCTCCGTTTTTGTTCGAGGAGCTGTTCTCACTTTATAACGAAAACCTTTATAATTATGTCGATCTAAGGCCGCTTGATCCGTGGTATCGTATCGTTTTTTCAGATCGAAGGGAATTCAACTACGGTGGAACGGTAGAGGACACATTGAGAGAAATCGAGCGATTTAATCCGGGTGACCGTAAAGGGTACCTGCGATTGCTTGATATGTCTCGCAAGATTTTCGACGTCGGTTTCGATCAACTGGCCGATAGACCCTTCCATCGCCTTTCTGACATGGTCGCCCAGGTGCCGAAACTTATGCGTCTTCAAAGCTACAGGAGCGTATACGGGATGGTGTCGCGCTATATCCGGGACCCTTACCTGCGCCAGATATTCAGTATTCACCCTCTATTGGTCGGCGGCAATCCGTTTGACACAACTTCGATATACACCTTGATCCACTATCTTGAGAGGCGGTGGGGCATACATTACTGCATGGGAGGGATGGGCTTTTTGATTGATGCGCTTGGCGACTTGATGCGCCGCCAAGGTATCCATTTGCGGCTCGGCACAACTGTTGAGCGAATTGTGAATAAAAATCAACGTGCGGGCGGGGTCATCATCGAAAATAACGAGCAGTTGCGATCCGACATTGTCGTCATGAATGCTGATCCTCCATACGTCTACACGCGTATGATGCCGGAAGACCACGATAGTCCCGTAATTGATCAACGCATCAAACACATGACTTACTCAATGGGCTTGTTCGTGCTTTATTTTGGGACTTCCCGCCGGTACGATGAGATAGCGCATCATACCATCTGGCTGGGGCCACGGTTCAAAGGGCTACTCAAGGATGTTTTTGACCACAAGCGCCTGGCAGATGATCTCAGCCTTTATCTTCACCGTCCCACCGCAACGGACAGGACCATGGCGCCGGAGGGATGCGACAGTTTCTATGTTCTTTCTCCGGTGCCGAATCTTAAAAGCGGAATAGATTGGCGGCGCGTGGGTGACAGGTATCGAGACCGCATTTTGGATACTCTGGAATCGCATTTGCTTCCCGGTCTGAAGCGCCACATCGTCCACTCATTTTACATGACTCCGCTTGACTTTGAGCGAAATTATCTCTCCCTGTGGGGAAGCGGCTTTTCCATTGCGCCCAAATTCACCCAGTCGGCCTGGTTTCGGTTCCATAACAAAAACAAGCGGCTAAAGGGCTTATATTTTGTCGGCGCCGGCACCCACCCCGGCGCCGGCCTGCCCGGTGTGCTCAGTTCGGCCAAGGTATTACAGAACGTGATTGATCATCGGCATATCCGTTATGTGTCAGATTAA
- a CDS encoding YdiU family protein has product MTHSSRQDRPDAGWKFDNSYTMLPEAFYVRLNPVPVRTPKLVIFNVALAQCLGLNPDVLMGDEGSAVFSGNKIPEGAEPLAQAYAGHQFGFFTMLGDGRAILLGEQVTPKGARFDIQYKGSGKTPFSRQGDGRAALGPMLREYIISEALHALGIPTTRSLAVVTTGEPVLRETALQGAILTRTAASHIRVGTFEYAVARGKPNEIRTLADYTIRRHFPDLTTNGNPYLALLGAVMERQASLVARWQLVGFIHGVMNTDNMALCGETLDYGPCAFMDACDPNTVFSSIDHSGRYAYGQQPQIAQWNLARFAETLLPLINKDPQEAASMANEKIYGFSDIFRHYWLAGMRAKLGLLNQEADDGALVEDLLDCMHRQGADFTNTFRDLSSGSLPEASVFRAPDFKQWFARWQARLKRQPDSWEAACRLMHTHNPAVIPRNHRVEEALEAAVERADFTVMEKLLGILSQPYQDLPEKVDYHLPPPPSAQPYRTFCGT; this is encoded by the coding sequence ATGACGCACAGTAGCAGACAAGACCGCCCTGACGCCGGGTGGAAATTCGACAACAGCTACACGATGTTGCCGGAGGCTTTTTATGTCCGGTTGAATCCAGTCCCGGTGCGCACACCGAAACTCGTGATTTTCAACGTGGCGCTGGCGCAGTGTTTAGGGCTGAATCCTGATGTCCTAATGGGCGACGAGGGCTCCGCCGTTTTCTCGGGCAACAAAATTCCCGAGGGGGCCGAGCCTCTCGCTCAGGCTTATGCCGGGCATCAATTCGGCTTTTTCACCATGCTTGGCGATGGGCGGGCAATATTGTTGGGCGAGCAAGTGACGCCGAAAGGTGCGCGCTTCGACATCCAGTACAAAGGGTCTGGCAAGACCCCGTTTTCGCGGCAGGGAGACGGGCGGGCTGCCTTGGGGCCGATGCTTCGGGAATACATCATCAGTGAGGCCCTGCACGCACTGGGCATACCGACAACCCGCAGCCTCGCGGTGGTGACCACAGGTGAACCGGTGTTGCGTGAAACTGCCCTGCAGGGGGCAATTCTCACCCGCACGGCGGCTAGTCATATCCGCGTGGGCACTTTCGAGTATGCGGTGGCGAGGGGCAAGCCCAACGAAATCCGTACGCTGGCCGATTACACAATCCGTCGCCACTTTCCTGATCTGACCACGAACGGCAATCCTTATCTTGCTTTGCTTGGGGCCGTCATGGAGCGGCAGGCATCCCTGGTAGCTCGCTGGCAGCTGGTTGGCTTCATCCACGGCGTCATGAACACGGATAACATGGCCCTTTGCGGTGAAACCCTCGATTACGGTCCCTGCGCGTTCATGGACGCCTGCGATCCGAATACCGTTTTCAGTTCCATCGATCACAGCGGTCGATACGCTTACGGTCAGCAGCCGCAGATCGCCCAGTGGAACCTTGCCCGGTTTGCTGAAACGCTGTTGCCGTTAATTAACAAGGATCCGCAAGAGGCCGCATCGATGGCAAACGAGAAAATCTATGGATTTTCAGACATTTTCCGTCATTACTGGCTGGCGGGCATGCGGGCCAAACTGGGACTGTTGAATCAGGAAGCGGACGACGGCGCCCTGGTGGAGGACCTGCTTGATTGCATGCATCGACAAGGGGCGGATTTTACCAACACCTTTCGCGACCTATCATCGGGTTCCTTGCCGGAAGCCTCTGTTTTCCGGGCCCCGGATTTTAAGCAGTGGTTCGCGCGCTGGCAGGCCCGGCTAAAACGGCAACCCGATTCCTGGGAGGCAGCCTGCCGGCTCATGCACACCCACAACCCGGCGGTCATTCCCCGCAACCACCGTGTGGAAGAGGCATTGGAGGCGGCTGTGGAGCGGGCCGATTTTACGGTCATGGAAAAACTGCTGGGTATTCTGTCCCAACCCTATCAGGATTTGCCGGAAAAGGTCGACTATCACCTGCCACCGCCGCCTTCGGCACAGCCCTATCGAACCTTTTGCGGGACGTGA
- a CDS encoding Brp/Blh family beta-carotene 15,15'-dioxygenase, which yields MTSRSWLARHAFAFSCIGVVAIIGSVLFGPGSTELHIKLLIVLLPFVGIPHGALDYALAKQFLQPRIGKAWALYFLTAYVLTMAIVLVAWWIHPTASFVAFLALTLYHFGAGDSLATHSTPLLVRIAEILARGGLVLTLPAVFNRQEILQLFSYLISEPGARSVVSMLVAIMPVFVVCLLVCITWAGFQFIRRKELLFLLPAIELAALAALFCILPALLAFGVYFSFLHSIRHMLRLSGNTASGSALSAVAGMMRMALPVTAATLALGGSAYLLLSGVSFDMPELVRVIFIGIACMTYPHALVVSLAEHAGAIPIQCKVPAKMKMELPH from the coding sequence ATGACATCTCGCAGTTGGTTGGCTCGCCACGCATTTGCATTTAGCTGCATTGGCGTGGTTGCCATTATCGGAAGCGTACTTTTTGGACCCGGTTCGACCGAACTGCACATCAAGCTGCTCATCGTTTTGTTGCCCTTTGTGGGGATTCCGCACGGGGCGCTTGATTACGCCCTGGCTAAACAATTTCTGCAACCGCGAATCGGAAAAGCCTGGGCGCTTTACTTCTTGACGGCTTATGTGCTCACTATGGCAATTGTGCTGGTAGCGTGGTGGATCCATCCAACTGCCAGCTTTGTTGCATTTCTTGCCCTGACGCTCTACCATTTCGGGGCGGGCGACAGCTTAGCAACACACTCAACCCCGCTGTTGGTCCGCATCGCTGAGATTCTCGCCCGTGGCGGGCTTGTGCTGACATTGCCAGCCGTATTTAACCGGCAGGAGATTTTGCAGCTGTTTTCATATCTGATTTCGGAGCCGGGCGCCCGAAGCGTGGTTTCAATGCTGGTCGCAATCATGCCCGTTTTTGTTGTCTGCCTGCTTGTATGCATAACCTGGGCCGGGTTCCAATTCATTCGCCGCAAAGAGCTGCTTTTTTTGCTGCCAGCCATCGAGCTGGCGGCACTGGCAGCACTTTTTTGCATCCTTCCGGCCCTGCTGGCCTTCGGCGTCTACTTTAGTTTTTTGCATTCTATTCGCCACATGCTCCGGCTGTCGGGCAATACCGCATCGGGCTCTGCCTTGTCTGCCGTCGCCGGTATGATGCGAATGGCGCTGCCCGTCACCGCGGCGACTCTGGCGCTGGGCGGATCGGCCTATTTGTTGCTCAGCGGTGTCAGCTTCGACATGCCCGAACTGGTCCGTGTCATCTTTATCGGCATCGCCTGCATGACCTACCCGCACGCGCTGGTCGTTTCACTGGCGGAGCACGCGGGTGCCATCCCGATTCAGTGTAAGGTGCCCGCCAAAATGAAAATGGAATTGCCGCACTAG